From Erigeron canadensis isolate Cc75 chromosome 8, C_canadensis_v1, whole genome shotgun sequence, one genomic window encodes:
- the LOC122578488 gene encoding proteasome subunit beta type-3-A, with protein sequence MSIFEYNGSALVAMVGKNCFAIASDRRLGVQLQTVATDFQRIFKIHDKLFLGLSGLGSDVQTLHQRLVFRHKLYELREERDMKPETFASLVSAILYEKRFGPYFCQPVIAGLGEDDKPFICTMDSIGAKELAKDFVVAGTASESLYGACESMFKPDMEQEELFETISQALLSSVDRDCLSGWGGHVYVVTPTEVTERILKGRMD encoded by the exons ATGTCG ATATTTGAGTATAATGGGAGTGCTCTAGTAGCAATGGTAGGTAAAAATTGCTTTGCTATTGCTAGTGATCGGAGGCTCGGTGTTCAGCTTCAAACCGTCGCCACTGACTTTCAAAGGATTTTCAAGATTCATGACAAGCTTTTTCTTGGTCTTTCTGGCCTCGGCTCTGACGTGCAAACTCT GCATCAGCGTCTTGTGTTTCGCCACAAACTGTACGAGCTTCGTGAAGAAAGGGATATGAAGCCTGAAACTTTTGCCAGTCTTGTATCTGCCATTCTCTATGAGAAAAG GTTTGGTCCTTATTTCTGCCAACCTGTGATCGCTGGATTGGGAGAGGATGACAAGCCATTCATCTGCACAATGGACTCTATTGGAGCAAA AGAGCTTGCAAAAGATTTTGTTGTTGCTGGGACAGCATCAGAGTCTCTTTATGGTGCATGTGAGTCGATGTTCAAACCTGACATG GAACAAGAGGAGTTGTTCGAGACCATCTCCCAAGCTCTTCTATCATCTGTTGACCGTGATTGTTTGAGTGGTTGGGGAGGGCATGTATATGTTGT TACACCAACTGAAGTGACAGAAAGAATCCTGAAGGGTAGAATGGATTGA